Proteins encoded in a region of the Corallococcus soli genome:
- the hutH gene encoding histidine ammonia-lyase, protein MSRPRLLIDGDTLKLEEILQVSRHEVTVELAPDAARRVQASRSLVDRVAAGDTPSYGINTGFGTLAEVRIDRKDLRDLQRNLILSHACGVGHPLPLPEARVLLLLRCNVLAKGFSGIRMETLGLAIDMLNRDVVPVVPERGSVGASGDLAPLAHLALVLIGEGEAFFEGVRMPSKQALEKAGLKPVVLEAKEGLTLINGTQAMCAVGTLLQLRAEMLADVADIAGAMTVEGLLGSHKPFLPEIHAVRPHAGQKAVADHLRRILKGSELVETHVNCSKVQDPYSLRCIPQVHGSAREGIAFARRILEVEVNSGTDNPLVFADTEHIISGGNFHGQPISLAMDVVAMALTQLSSISERRVEQMVNPSLSGLPAFLAKNSGLNSGFMIAQVTAAALVAESRILSHPASVDSIPSSAGREDHVSMGMTAALKGRQVSEFARSCLAIEVLVAAQALDFRQPVKPGKGVLAAYELVRSKVPHMDRDRELHHDITAVTALVESGALREAVRFATS, encoded by the coding sequence ATGTCCCGCCCCCGCCTCCTCATCGATGGTGACACCCTGAAGCTGGAGGAGATCCTCCAGGTCTCCCGCCACGAAGTCACCGTCGAGCTGGCCCCCGACGCCGCCAGGCGGGTGCAGGCCTCGCGTTCCCTGGTGGACCGGGTGGCCGCGGGGGACACGCCGTCCTACGGCATCAACACGGGCTTCGGCACGCTGGCGGAGGTGCGCATCGACCGGAAGGACCTGCGCGACCTGCAGCGCAACCTCATCCTGTCGCACGCGTGCGGCGTGGGTCATCCGCTGCCCCTGCCGGAAGCGCGCGTGCTGCTGCTGCTGCGGTGCAACGTGCTGGCGAAGGGCTTCTCCGGCATCCGGATGGAGACGCTGGGGCTGGCCATCGACATGCTGAACCGGGACGTGGTGCCGGTGGTGCCCGAGCGAGGCAGCGTGGGCGCGTCCGGAGACCTGGCCCCGCTGGCGCATCTGGCGCTGGTGTTGATTGGCGAGGGCGAGGCGTTCTTCGAGGGCGTGCGGATGCCGTCGAAGCAGGCGCTGGAGAAGGCGGGCCTGAAGCCGGTGGTGTTGGAGGCGAAGGAAGGCCTGACGCTGATCAACGGCACGCAGGCGATGTGCGCGGTGGGGACGCTGTTGCAGTTGCGGGCGGAGATGCTCGCGGACGTGGCGGACATCGCGGGAGCGATGACGGTGGAGGGCCTGCTGGGAAGCCACAAGCCGTTCCTGCCGGAGATTCACGCGGTGCGTCCGCACGCGGGCCAGAAGGCAGTGGCGGACCACCTGCGCCGGATTCTCAAGGGCAGCGAGCTGGTGGAGACGCACGTCAACTGCAGCAAGGTGCAGGACCCCTACAGCCTCCGGTGCATCCCGCAGGTGCACGGCTCGGCGCGCGAGGGCATCGCCTTCGCACGCAGGATCCTGGAGGTGGAGGTGAACAGCGGGACGGACAACCCGCTGGTGTTCGCGGACACGGAGCACATCATCTCCGGAGGCAACTTCCACGGGCAGCCCATCTCCCTGGCGATGGACGTGGTGGCCATGGCGCTCACGCAGCTCTCCAGCATCAGCGAGCGGCGCGTGGAGCAGATGGTGAACCCGTCCCTGTCCGGCCTGCCGGCGTTCCTGGCGAAGAACTCCGGGTTGAACTCAGGGTTCATGATCGCCCAGGTGACCGCGGCGGCCCTGGTGGCCGAGTCGCGCATCCTGAGCCACCCGGCGTCCGTGGATTCGATTCCGTCCTCCGCGGGCCGTGAAGACCATGTGTCCATGGGGATGACGGCGGCGCTCAAGGGTCGCCAGGTATCGGAGTTCGCGCGGTCGTGTCTGGCGATTGAGGTGCTGGTCGCAGCGCAAGCGCTGGACTTCCGTCAGCCGGTGAAGCCCGGCAAGGGCGTGCTGGCGGCGTATGAATTGGTGCGCAGCAAGGTTCCGCACATGGACCGGGACCGCGAACTGCATCACGACATCACGGCGGTCACGGCGCTAGTGGAGTCAGGGGCACTGCGTGAGGCCGTTCGATTTGCGACATCCTAG